In Deinococcus sedimenti, a single genomic region encodes these proteins:
- a CDS encoding PRC-barrel domain-containing protein has product MIKGKDILNRSIVAVGTGEKIDRVHDVIFDHQANQVLGLLVDEGGWFSAAKVVPFDRIRSVGEDAIMIGTADDVTTTREDGRLKEALDSKASLIGLTLLTTDGQNLGRIADVFFDEHTGRVEGYEATGGLFADLSSGRTFVPAPESVQIGADTAIVPISVAQAMQEQDDGGLKGALSSAADSVKEAVGTAAEGVKGTYENIAEATRERQKEYVVGKTAGGDITAADGHLIVAKGETITAAHADDAEVAGKLAALATAATGGTLAEAYGTARDRVQESYDDVKGATAERQKAYVTGKTARSEITTDAGEVIVPAGATITTFQADRAEQTGRLAALTAAATGGAIQEGVDGLRQRQQIDPDSPEATVGRRVKTDVRAPGGSLVAAQGQIVTPAILERAQHVGVQQALIDATTGTRPAAATTSAVSQGLGTVSESAGNLIDRARNWLGDKREQAEQVIDQRQHDAQEQKVRDALGRPVTRVILAPDDSIILNVGEIVTNKAVQAARDGDVLDILVDSVNKETPHLDPLASRPDATGEAALDSQPDPLHPAQTSAQTSAQPTPGSTDERRPATLPVTPDDRLS; this is encoded by the coding sequence ATGATCAAAGGCAAAGACATCCTCAACCGCTCCATCGTCGCGGTCGGCACCGGCGAGAAGATCGACCGCGTTCACGACGTCATCTTCGACCACCAGGCCAACCAGGTGCTGGGCCTGCTCGTCGACGAGGGCGGCTGGTTCAGCGCCGCCAAGGTCGTCCCCTTCGACCGCATCCGCAGCGTCGGCGAGGACGCCATCATGATCGGCACGGCCGACGACGTCACCACCACCCGCGAGGACGGCCGCCTGAAAGAGGCGCTGGACAGCAAGGCCAGCCTGATCGGCCTGACCCTGCTGACCACCGACGGACAGAACCTGGGCCGCATCGCCGACGTGTTCTTCGACGAGCACACCGGCCGCGTCGAGGGCTACGAGGCCACCGGCGGCCTGTTCGCCGACCTGAGCAGCGGCCGCACCTTCGTGCCCGCCCCCGAAAGCGTGCAGATCGGCGCGGACACCGCCATCGTCCCCATCAGCGTGGCGCAGGCTATGCAGGAGCAGGACGACGGCGGCCTGAAAGGCGCCCTGAGCAGCGCCGCCGACAGCGTCAAGGAAGCCGTGGGCACCGCCGCCGAGGGCGTCAAGGGCACCTACGAGAACATCGCCGAGGCCACCCGCGAACGCCAGAAGGAATACGTGGTCGGCAAGACCGCCGGTGGAGACATCACCGCCGCGGACGGCCACCTGATCGTCGCGAAGGGCGAGACGATCACCGCCGCGCACGCCGACGACGCCGAGGTCGCCGGGAAGCTCGCCGCGCTCGCCACCGCCGCCACCGGCGGCACCCTCGCCGAGGCGTACGGCACGGCCCGCGACCGCGTGCAGGAATCCTACGACGACGTCAAGGGCGCCACCGCCGAACGCCAGAAGGCGTACGTGACCGGCAAGACCGCCCGCAGCGAGATCACCACCGACGCCGGCGAGGTCATCGTGCCCGCCGGAGCGACCATCACGACCTTCCAGGCCGACCGCGCCGAGCAGACCGGCCGCCTCGCCGCCCTGACCGCCGCCGCGACCGGCGGCGCCATCCAGGAGGGCGTGGACGGCCTGCGTCAGCGCCAGCAGATCGACCCGGACAGCCCCGAGGCGACCGTAGGCCGCCGCGTGAAGACCGACGTGCGCGCCCCCGGCGGCAGCCTCGTCGCCGCGCAGGGCCAGATCGTCACGCCCGCCATCCTGGAACGCGCGCAGCACGTGGGCGTCCAGCAGGCCCTGATCGACGCCACCACCGGCACGCGCCCCGCTGCCGCCACCACCAGTGCCGTCAGTCAGGGCCTGGGCACCGTCAGCGAGAGCGCCGGGAACCTCATCGACCGCGCCAGGAACTGGCTGGGCGACAAGCGCGAACAGGCCGAACAGGTCATCGACCAGCGCCAGCACGACGCGCAGGAGCAGAAGGTCCGCGACGCCCTGGGCCGCCCCGTGACCCGCGTGATCCTCGCGCCGGACGACAGCATCATCCTGAACGTCGGCGAGATCGTCACCAACAAGGCCGTGCAGGCCGCCCGCGACGGCGACGTGCTGGACATCCTCGTGGACAGCGTCAACAAGGAAACCCCGCACCTCGACCCGCTGGCCAGCCGCCCCGACGCGACCGGCGAGGCCGCCTTAGACAGCCAGCCCGACCCGCTGCACCCCGCCCAGACCAGTGCACAGACCAGCGCCCAGCCCACTCCCGGCAGTACCGACGAGCGCCGCCCCGCGACCCTCCCGGTCACGCCCGACGACCGCCTGAGCTGA
- the cysK gene encoding cysteine synthase A — protein MIESLIGHTPLLQLTRVVEPGMADVFVKLEGQNPGGSIKDRTALGLIEDAERRGVLQPGGIIVEPTSGNTGIGLAQVAAAKGYKLILCMPASMSEERKRTLVAYGAELILTDPARRMLAAIEEAEKLVHERGAVMMNQFGNPANPAVHERTTGPELWDQMDGRIDAFVYGSGTGGTISGVGRYLKRMNPAVQIIACEPARSNVLTGGEMGTHGFQGMGPGFIPDNLDRSVIDDVIDVWEEDAYPLARRLAQEEGVFVGMSSGAMAWAALEVARRLGPGKRVATIACDTGARYLTTSLFAGEGDTPPGYLPRSRQRTA, from the coding sequence ATGATCGAGTCCCTCATCGGGCACACCCCCCTCCTGCAACTGACGCGCGTCGTCGAGCCCGGCATGGCCGACGTGTTCGTGAAACTCGAAGGTCAGAACCCCGGCGGCAGCATCAAGGACCGCACCGCCCTGGGCCTGATCGAGGACGCTGAACGGCGCGGCGTCCTGCAGCCCGGCGGGATCATCGTGGAACCCACCAGCGGCAACACCGGCATCGGCCTGGCGCAGGTCGCCGCCGCCAAGGGCTACAAGCTGATCCTGTGCATGCCCGCCAGCATGAGCGAGGAACGCAAACGCACCCTCGTCGCCTACGGCGCCGAACTGATCCTCACCGACCCGGCCCGCCGGATGCTGGCGGCCATCGAGGAAGCCGAGAAACTCGTACACGAGCGCGGCGCGGTCATGATGAACCAGTTCGGGAACCCCGCCAACCCCGCCGTGCACGAACGCACCACCGGCCCCGAACTGTGGGACCAGATGGACGGCCGCATCGACGCGTTCGTGTACGGCAGCGGCACCGGCGGCACCATCAGCGGCGTCGGCCGGTACCTCAAACGCATGAACCCCGCCGTGCAGATCATCGCGTGCGAACCCGCCCGCAGCAACGTCCTCACCGGCGGCGAGATGGGCACCCACGGCTTCCAGGGCATGGGCCCCGGCTTCATCCCGGACAACCTCGACCGCAGCGTCATCGACGACGTCATCGACGTCTGGGAGGAAGACGCCTACCCCCTGGCCCGCCGCCTGGCGCAGGAGGAAGGCGTGTTCGTCGGCATGAGCAGCGGCGCCATGGCCTGGGCCGCGCTGGAGGTCGCCCGCCGCCTAGGCCCCGGCAAGCGCGTCGCCACCATCGCCTGCGACACCGGCGCGCGGTACCTGACCACCAGCCTCTTCGCGGGCGAGGGCGACACGCCCCCCGGCTACCTGCCCCGCTCGCGCCAGCGCACCGCCTGA
- a CDS encoding MIP/aquaporin family protein — protein MSPQKLTAELIGTFALVFTGLLAINNEATLLGVAFAHGLIIAVMAMALGTVSGGQFNPAVSVALSLSGHQDWRTTLSFIPAQLIGAALGALAALGVAGPARMQAIGYGTPALSGVTLGGGLLAEVIATAFLVLVIVKVAIHQRHVLGGLIVGLTIVADILATGPLTGAAMNPARAFGPALIGGNWTDQWVYWVGPLLGAAIGALLATFTEGLTPRRVPEQLN, from the coding sequence ATGTCACCCCAGAAACTCACCGCCGAACTCATCGGAACCTTCGCGCTGGTCTTCACCGGCCTGCTCGCCATCAACAATGAAGCCACCCTGCTGGGCGTCGCCTTCGCGCACGGCCTGATCATCGCCGTGATGGCCATGGCGCTCGGCACCGTCAGCGGCGGCCAGTTCAACCCCGCCGTCAGCGTCGCCCTGAGCCTCAGCGGCCACCAGGACTGGCGCACCACCCTCAGCTTCATTCCCGCGCAGCTGATCGGCGCGGCCCTGGGCGCCCTGGCCGCGCTGGGTGTCGCCGGACCCGCCCGCATGCAGGCCATCGGCTACGGCACGCCCGCCCTGAGCGGCGTCACGCTGGGCGGCGGCCTCCTGGCCGAGGTGATCGCCACCGCCTTCCTGGTCCTGGTGATCGTGAAGGTCGCCATTCACCAGCGGCACGTCCTGGGCGGCCTGATCGTCGGCCTGACCATCGTCGCGGACATCCTCGCCACCGGCCCCCTGACCGGCGCCGCCATGAACCCCGCCCGCGCCTTCGGCCCCGCCCTGATCGGCGGGAACTGGACGGACCAGTGGGTGTACTGGGTCGGCCCGCTGCTGGGCGCCGCCATCGGCGCGCTGCTCGCCACCTTCACCGAAGGCCTCACGCCCCGCCGCGTGCCTGAGCAGCTGAACTGA
- a CDS encoding DUF937 domain-containing protein has product MMDIFNMLGGMGQAQERIGRQAGTSPDQTQAAMQAALPLLLGALTRNATQPGGLDALSGALSRHDGSALDAFAGGQVPDTRDGQKILGHVFGGQQTQAAQAVSKRAGIDPQLAMQILSMLAPLVLAYLGRQRQGGGAANPTNSGGAGGGPDLGSILGGLVGGGGLGGLLGGLLGGGQSQGQVPQQTPRMDSGLGGGLGGGLGGSVLPGYPDAGRSAPAQPQMGQSQGGDLFGTLNRALDGDRDGNALDDLIGMFGGRR; this is encoded by the coding sequence ATGATGGACATCTTCAACATGCTGGGCGGGATGGGGCAGGCGCAGGAACGCATCGGGCGGCAGGCGGGCACCAGTCCGGACCAGACGCAGGCGGCCATGCAGGCGGCGCTGCCGCTGCTGCTGGGCGCCCTGACCCGCAACGCCACGCAGCCCGGCGGCCTCGACGCCCTGAGCGGCGCCCTGAGCCGTCACGACGGTTCGGCGCTGGACGCCTTCGCGGGCGGGCAGGTGCCCGACACGCGCGACGGGCAGAAGATCCTCGGGCACGTGTTCGGTGGGCAGCAGACCCAGGCGGCGCAGGCGGTCAGCAAGCGCGCCGGGATCGACCCGCAGCTCGCCATGCAGATCCTGAGCATGCTGGCCCCGCTGGTGCTGGCGTACCTGGGCCGTCAGCGGCAGGGCGGCGGAGCCGCGAACCCCACCAATAGCGGCGGCGCAGGCGGCGGCCCGGACCTCGGCAGCATCCTGGGCGGTCTGGTGGGCGGCGGCGGGCTGGGTGGCCTGCTCGGCGGGCTGCTGGGCGGCGGCCAGTCGCAGGGGCAGGTGCCCCAGCAGACGCCCCGGATGGACAGCGGGCTGGGCGGCGGCCTCGGTGGCGGTCTCGGCGGGAGTGTCCTGCCGGGCTACCCGGACGCGGGCCGCAGCGCCCCTGCTCAGCCGCAGATGGGGCAGTCGCAGGGCGGTGACCTGTTCGGCACGCTGAACCGCGCGCTGGACGGCGACCGGGACGGCAACGCCCTGGACGACCTGATCGGCATGTTCGGTGGACGCCGCTGA
- a CDS encoding ABC transporter permease, with product MTTMPAPPTGGPVSRRSSLALPLAVARLGFQRQFAYPQAALWGLITNSFFGLLRVAVLLALFGTRPQVAGYTPQDAITYTGLTQAFIMAFSLFGWFDFMRVIHRGEVTADLLRPASLLVFWAAQDAGRALGQLVLRGLPMLAIFQVIWGLNWPPGPLAWAQVTLSVLLAWACGFLFRFLVNCAAFWSPDAVGFGRFAWAVLGLGCGFLMPLAFFPEGFRAVLARTPFPGMLNTTVELWVGVTSGPAAWAALGTQLAWTVALLLACRVTLRAGLRRLEVAGG from the coding sequence ATGACCACGATGCCCGCCCCCCCCACGGGGGGACCTGTTTCACGTCGCTCATCGCTGGCGCTGCCCCTGGCCGTCGCCCGGCTGGGCTTCCAGCGGCAGTTCGCGTACCCGCAGGCGGCCCTGTGGGGCCTGATCACCAACTCCTTCTTCGGCCTGCTGCGCGTCGCGGTGCTGCTGGCGCTGTTCGGTACGCGCCCGCAGGTGGCCGGGTACACCCCGCAGGACGCCATCACGTACACCGGCCTGACCCAGGCGTTCATCATGGCGTTCAGCCTGTTCGGCTGGTTCGACTTCATGCGCGTCATCCACCGGGGCGAGGTGACGGCCGACCTGCTGCGCCCCGCCAGCCTGCTGGTGTTCTGGGCCGCGCAGGACGCCGGGCGCGCCCTGGGGCAACTGGTGCTGCGAGGCCTGCCCATGCTGGCGATCTTCCAGGTCATCTGGGGTCTGAACTGGCCGCCCGGCCCGCTCGCCTGGGCGCAGGTCACCCTGAGCGTCCTGCTGGCCTGGGCGTGCGGGTTCCTGTTCCGCTTCCTGGTGAACTGCGCGGCGTTCTGGTCGCCGGACGCCGTGGGTTTCGGGCGCTTCGCGTGGGCGGTGCTGGGCCTGGGCTGCGGCTTCCTGATGCCCCTGGCCTTCTTCCCCGAAGGTTTTCGTGCCGTGCTGGCCAGGACGCCCTTCCCTGGCATGCTGAACACCACCGTGGAACTCTGGGTGGGCGTCACCAGCGGCCCGGCGGCGTGGGCGGCACTGGGGACGCAACTGGCCTGGACCGTGGCGCTGCTGCTCGCCTGCCGGGTCACGCTCCGCGCGGGCCTGCGGCGGCTGGAGGTCGCCGGTGGATAA
- a CDS encoding ABC transporter permease, producing the protein MDNLRHHLTLYLRLLGAQIRSQGAHRTSFILDALGSLLITAAEFAALALVLPRFGGLGGWTLGEICLLYGLAELAFVLMDILFGGFDAPNLSAHVRSGSFSTFLLRPAPLTLQVFASDFALRRLPRVLLAAAIAAYGLLHAPLAAGPETAALLTAAVLGMICFFGGLFVIGGTLTFWTVDSVEAMNALTYGGRTLISYPMDIYSAWLRRTFTYLIPAAFLSYLPALHLLGRPLPDGLPDWAALIGPLAGPLVLAGAFVFWRVGVRHYQGTGT; encoded by the coding sequence GTGGATAACCTGCGGCATCACCTGACCCTGTACCTGCGGCTGCTGGGCGCGCAGATCCGCTCGCAGGGCGCGCACCGCACCTCATTCATCCTCGACGCGCTGGGCAGCCTGCTGATCACCGCCGCCGAATTCGCCGCCCTCGCGCTGGTCCTCCCGCGCTTCGGCGGGCTGGGCGGCTGGACGCTGGGCGAGATCTGCCTGCTGTACGGCCTCGCGGAACTCGCGTTTGTCCTCATGGACATCCTGTTCGGCGGCTTCGACGCGCCCAACCTCTCCGCGCACGTCCGCAGCGGCTCATTCAGCACCTTCCTGCTGCGCCCCGCTCCCCTGACATTGCAGGTGTTCGCGTCGGACTTCGCGCTGCGCCGCCTGCCACGCGTGCTGCTCGCCGCCGCCATCGCCGCGTACGGCCTCCTGCACGCCCCGCTGGCCGCCGGGCCCGAAACGGCTGCCCTCCTGACCGCCGCCGTGCTGGGCATGATCTGCTTCTTCGGCGGGCTGTTCGTCATCGGCGGCACCCTGACGTTCTGGACGGTGGACAGCGTCGAGGCCATGAACGCCCTCACCTACGGCGGCCGCACCCTGATCAGCTACCCCATGGACATCTACAGCGCGTGGCTGCGCCGCACCTTCACGTACCTGATCCCCGCCGCGTTCCTGAGCTACCTGCCCGCCCTGCACCTGCTGGGCCGCCCCCTGCCCGACGGACTCCCAGACTGGGCCGCGCTGATCGGACCGCTGGCCGGACCACTCGTGCTGGCCGGGGCGTTCGTGTTCTGGCGCGTCGGCGTGCGCCACTACCAGGGCACCGGCACATGA